The genomic DNA tctgctctttttaaatgcaGGCCAGGCAGAAATCCAACAGGTGCCTTCGCCGCAAAGGCTTTGCTTTGATGGTGGCTGCGTTCCGTTCCTCCGTTCTCCGGGAGCGGCAAATCATTGTCGGCTGACTTCTAATTGCCTGGGAAAAAGAGCTGATGTCAACCCCAGGAGAATGCTGGCTATTCCTGAAATTGGGAAATGGGGCTGGTGACTCATCCCTTAAACGGCGAAGGTGGCATGACTTCATCGGCCTTGTGCCTGCCAAGCGCACCCGGTAATTCTTACATAATCATAATCGCAGCAGGAGCGCAGTTAAGACGGAGGCGCAAAGGCCAATTAAAAGAGCCTCGCGCGGTTTTAATGAGTCTGCCGGCAGAAATGCTGAATCAACGCTCAGCCATCTCACGTCGGTCGGTGGGAAACCGGTTGTTCGCCTCGCCTGCTCCTTTTAAACTGGAGGGGTTGGgacgggacttcaactcccagaagtctcaGCGGTAGGGAATGCTGCCAGGCGAAGGGGTAGATGTCCCAGAATTCTCTCCCGAGGGGCCaatctgggggattctgggaacggGAGGCTTCCTGAATCCCCCCtggtagtagtaaaaaaaaaataaacaaatctacGAGATTTGATCTCTACGAGATcacggagagaagcaatttagaactgaggagaaatttcctgacagtgaggagaatcaatcagtggaacaacttgccctccagaagttgtgaatgctccaacactggaagtttttaagatgttggataaccctttgtctaaaggggcgtagggtttcctgtctaagcagtgggttggattagaagacctccaaggtcctttgtaactctattattctattctattctattccattccattccattatctcctattctattctattccattccattccattatctcctattctattctattccattccattctctcctattctattctatttctatttctattctattctgttctatttctattctattctattctgtcctatgctatgctattctgttctatttctatttgtattctattctattctgtcctatgctatgctattctactctatttctattctattctatttctattctatttctattctactccattccgtTACATTTTCtcctattctcttttcttctatgctatgctattctatttctattctatttctattctatttctattctatttctattctatttctattctatttctattctattctatttctattctatttctattctattctattctatttctattctattctatttctattctatttctattctattctatttctattctattccattctattctattctctcctattctattctattctattctctcctattctattccattccattcctattctattctattctattctattctattctaaagcggCATGGTCTGAGATTGCAATGCCCATCATCCTGAGTCCAAAGTCCAAATGATGGCGAGAGGGGCACCCCCAGTCCACGGAGAGAACCCCCCATAaaataattcagatttttttccccagccacgCGAGGGTCCTGAAATCAAGGAATAAACACTCCCAAGTCATTCCTTGTCCTCCGATTAGAACGATCTTTTTCATAAACACAAAATTGAGTCTGCTCGGTCACTGAATATCCTCCCCAGATGTATGAACAGCTGTTTGGAAAGCGTAACGCCGCCTCCCTACATGAATGTCCCTGCAACGGGGGTCCCTAGGAAACATCAAGGCCATCAagcaaagagggtttttttttttttttaatgtcctggCAGTATTTTTCAAAGTAGAGGTTTTGGGCTCTTTCTGGGGAATATccccgctttttaaaaaaatcttcttttttttccagctaGAAAGAGATGAACACAAGTTTCTAGTCCTTAAGATCTGTGAAGAGAGACTTTGATAGAAGTTTCAGGAAGTCGAAGGGACTTCGGGGGTGCCTGTTTGTCATTCCAATAGCCCCCCCCCAATTAATGGATCAGGGGAGGACAAATCAATAATCAATAATCAAATGATCTCAGATACGGGCCCTTGTGTTAATATTGGCCAATCAAGAGTTTGATATGTAATCTGGCAGAAGGCCCAGCTACACGGCAAACACCAAACCTGCCCTGACTAATCTGAAAACGCCACGCAGAGTTTGGGAGATGGAAAGGAGACCACTAGGAAATCCACTAACTGCAGACCAGATCAGGAAGccacaataaataaaatccagaaaCGGACCACGGCAAACGAcagctggtcctcgacttacagcagttcatttagggacgGTTCCAACGGCGCTGAAAACCGCGACGTGTGAcccgtttttcacactttacgaccgttgcagcattccccatggtcatgtgatcaaaatccagccacTTGGCAgtcggttcatatttatgacagttgcagtatccctggGCTCATGCAatcctcattttgcgaccttctgacaagccaagccaACGGGGAagccgattcacttaacgaccgcagGACTAACTTAACTACGgcagtggttcatttaacaacggtggcaagaaaggttgcgaaatggggcaaaactcactgaacccaTGTCTTGCTTAACCACAGGACTTTTGGACGCAATTGTGGTCGCAAACCGAGAACTACCTATACTTCCACACCCATGGACTCCTCGGGAGCTTAAACAggagttaaaaagaaaagataaaggtttcccctcgcacatatgtgctagtcgttccaaactctagagggcgatgctcatttccgtttcaaagccgaagagccagcgctgtccgaagacgtctccgtggtcatgtggccggcaggactcaactcccgaaggcgcacggaacgctgttcccttcccaccaaaggtggttcctatttttctacttgcattttttacgtgctttcgaactgctaggttggcagaagctgggacaagtcacgggagctcactccgttacgtggtgctggggatttgaactactgaactgccgaactttctgatcaacaagctcagcatcttagccactgagccactgtgtcccaagcAGGAGTTAAaagatgctattttttttttatcctaacATCAAAATCCAAAACATGGCAGCTGGGCTTTGCTGCTCCAAAATCAAACCAGGTTTGGATGGAGAGGCTAAAGACAACCTGGAGTTGTGTTTTATGGAGACGGACattaaattacaatacaatacaatagcagagttggaagggaccttggaggtcttctagtccaaccccctgcctaggcaggaaaccctacaccacttcagacaaagggttatccaacattttctttaaaacttccagtgttggggcactcacaacttctggaggcaaattctgttccactgattaattgttctcactgtcaggaaatttctcctcagttctaagttgcttctctccttgattagtttccacccattgcttcttgtcctgccctcaggtgccttggagaatagtttgactccctcttctttggggcagcccctgagatattggaagactgctatcctgtctcccctggtccttcttttcattgaatatAATTAATAGGATTCGCGCCACTGTTAGGCAGGTCTTCATTTCCTCTGACTTCGGGGTATTTTTCAGCAAGGTTTTGCGCCTTCTACGTTCTTTTCCCatgttttaaagtttatttaagtCATCCCATAAAACGTTAATCATTTACTTTTGCAGAGTACGATAGTCCTAACAAGCCAGctctttccttcctgtttttccctcccattcccttccttctctttcgcGTGTGAAAGAACAATTTTAGAAAGGGGGTGggaatatatctatctatcatctatctatctatctatctatctatctatctatctatctatctatcatctatctatctatctatctatctatctatctatcatctatctatatccatctatcatctatctctatctatcatctatctctatcatctatctatcatctatctatatctatctatctatctatctatctctctctctatctatctatcatctatctatcatctatatctatctatctatctatctataactatcatctatctatgtatctatctatatctatctatctatatcaatcatctatctatatatgtatctatattatctatctctatctttctatctatctatctatctatctatctatctatctctcatctatctatctctctatctctctatctctctatctatcatatctatctatctatctatctatctatctatctatatttatatctatctatctttctatccctctgtatatctatctatcatctatctatctatctatctctctatctatctctcatctctctctctctatctctctctctcctatcatctatctatctatctatctatctatctatctctatctatctatctatctatctatctatctatctatctatctatctatctatctatctatctatctatctagttattatctatctatctatctacctacctacctacctatctatctatttccagGGCTGAACAGAAATCACAGCGAAGGTTTCCACTGGAATGGATTCAAACCAATTCCTGAGAATTTTTTCCAGCCAGAAAACACTTATCTCCAATAGGGGATCTTATCTAAAACCACTTCAAACAAGACCAAACCAGCTCGTTGGCCTTTATTTCTCCACTCTTCGGAAGTAGACTTGGGATGTTTCCTGCTGTCCAGAAGCTGCTCCAGCCAGTCCTGTTTGTCAACACAAAAAGCCACGCCCCCCCTCCTGAAAAGCCAGCCAATCCCAAGCGCGGCAGCCACACCTGGTCGAGACAGGTAAGAACCATGCAGTCACCTGGAAGACCAGAAGCTATAAAAGATTTCTCATTCCAGGTGATGTGAGCAGTGCTGCTTTGGGGGAAGATCTTGTTGGCTGCTGTGGGATTTCTCTCCCGCACATTTCCCATCTCTTAGATGGAGCTGTTTTTCTCCTTGgtttgaaggaaggaaaagggaaactattttattttattttttaaaaagagccagaAGCTTTTAAAACATGCATTGCTGCTTCTAGGATCTCCCAACTCAAGACAGGTGAGTTTGCTTTTAAAGTGGCTTTGAGCAGGTGGGGAAAGAAATTCCATAAAGATGGGGAATTTACCAGAGATTCAgaatgagaatatatatatatatctttttatcTTTTGATTTGTTCCTAGGATATTCTCTTTTACATATTATTCATGCTCCAAGTAGGTGCCTTTCTTAAAATCTGTGATTAATAAATTTGCGTAATCGTAGCTTAAAATCAGTCAAAATGTTCTCCCAAGTTTTATTCTTGGGTTTAGATCCCAAAGAGTGGATTTTCTGCGACTTTTTCAGGAGGAATTCACTCCCGGATCGATAACTTGGTTAGAAGAGATCTGGTGTTTGCGTAAaagcagtttaattttttttttaaaaaaaggtctgcAAAACTCCAGATGACCATTAGGGGCAGCAGAGAGATGTGGATCTCAAATGCTTTTCAGCCACCTAGTGTCTATTTGGAGTTTTGCAGCCCAGTATCTCCACGGATCATCCTctaccttgcttaatgaccaaagttacaatttgggggggggaaaagtgacttaagacaaGTCCTTGCGTTTATGACCATTTCTGTGGTTACATGACCAAAATCCAGGTGTTTGGCAGTCAACATGTATGTATGATGGTTGAGGCGttcccggggtggtggtggtttgtcACTGTTTTCTGACCTCCCCATCGACAAGCAAACTCAACGGGGAAAGCCAAATTCGTTTTTGCGAGCAAAATTTAATGACTGCATCGCTTAGTGACGGAAGCTCTCCGGTTCCGAGGGCCGTCGCAACTCAAGGATTGCCCCTCCAGTTCTAATGAAACACAAAGAGGCAGGGGGATGCTGATTTAACAACGGTGATAAAACTTCAACCACAACTGGTTATTCCAGCAAGCCTCCGAGCATTTTTCCCGAGCGTGGTTATGGAATGACAATCTCTTGAGATAGCTTGGAGGGGAGCTCGCTCCTAGTTCTGCCACCTTCGGCGCGTGTTTCAATCACGTTGGCTGGAAGGCAAAAGGCGGCACACCTCTGTTCATAGAAATCCCTGTGTGTTAAAGTAATTGGAAGGCTCCACCTCTGGAAAGAGCTTTTGACAAACATCCGGGCGCGTGGTGACTTAATCACTCCAAGCATGGCAATTGTGTGACTTCAAAAAGGATGTGGCTAGAGGAGGCATGGGGACTCGTGCAGAGACACACCGGTCCTTGCCAGTAGGACGAATATCTCTGGGGCTTTATGAATAAAGGAAAGGttctgcattttatttaaaaaaataatgtcaaAAAGAtacggagactctggaaagagtgcagagaagagccacaaagaggattaggggactggaggctaaaacatatgaagaacggttgcaggaactggattttgtctagcttaatgaaaaggaggactaggggagatatgatagccgtgttccaatattaATAACAgcgagtcaacctattctccaaagcacctggacaagaagcaatgggtggaaactaatcaaggagagaagcaagctagagctaagaaggaatttcctggcagtgagaacaatgaatcaatggaacaacttgcctccagaagttgtgaatgctccaacactggaagttttaaaggagatgttggacaaccatttgtctgaattggtgtagggttttcctgcctaggctggactggaagacctccaaggtcccttcccactctgttattctgtttctaaTCTGTTTGCTTTGGGGCATGGGTTTAATACCGtgaagatggatggataaagCTACTGGAGGAACCTCCTGTTTGGGAGGGGGAGGTTGATCTCCTGGAAGGAGACCTCTtcttggaaaaacaaaatgagggGGGATCGCAATGGGGTATCTGGAAGAAGAGCGAGCTCCCTCCAACGGCAACTTTCAGCCGAAATCAAGACTAGTTGAATTCAAACTCCGCTTGGGGGAGATTTTGCGAAGGGATCGAGGAGCAATTCTTCAAGGATGGAAAGTGGCTTttttggaggggtttttttttttgcaggcctAAAACTTTTAGGAAACTTTTAAGAAAGTCCAGGATGTTTTTGCCCCTTATCAATTCCTTCCACAGAtccatttgaagaaaaaaaaaaacccaacttcgAAGTCCGTAACAATGCTGTAAGCTTTTTCCTAGCAAAATTGAGCACTAGTAAACTCCATCCTCTGAATAAAAATCATCACGCCGACTTATTTGGGGAAATGACATGGGTGACTCAGTTTCTTTAGGGTGGCTTTTACATTCTCCAGAACAGCCTGGCTCAGAAACCAGTTTTACTGGTTTGGGGGCAACAGACGCACCAATTAGTTTACCCACCATCTCCATCATACCACCACCCATTTGGGCTTTAAAGTGCACGCTAGCTTGCAAATTTTGCTGCCTTTCCATGCTTTTcggacggtgagatttgaatataGAATAccggagttggaaggaaccttgtaggtcatctagtccaaccccctgaccaagcaggagaccctgttaccatttctgacaaatgacagtccagtttcttcttgaaagcctccagggatgaagctcccacaacttccgaaggcaacttctgttccatgggttgattgttctcactgtcagaaagttcctccttatttctagattgaatctctccttgctcagtttccatccatcattattccttgtctggccttcgagagctttggaaaataggttgaccccctcctctctggggcagcccctcaaatattggaagatgctctcctgtctcccctggtccttctcttcactagactctGCCTTCTctgccaaatctgcatttctcaaTTTCTTAGAAGTTGCTCTGTCTAGTAAAGTTtccagttttaaaaagaaaagaattgggTTCAAACTTCAAACGCAACCGACGGAGCTTTCAAACTTTTGAGTTTGTCGTGGTTAACTTCCCAGCTGGATTTCCTGGGAGTTAAGAGGGAATTGGAGGAAtcgcaaaataaaaataaggattttttttttaatcccagctTTTGCCTTCTGCCCCCAAATATGGGGCTCGCAGCTCCTTTAGACAGGTGCCAAGTTctgaggaataggaataggaataagtttatttataggccgcccttttccctaaggggactcagggcggctaacaacttatagggaggggatacgaGAAATTAAACATGccataaattttttttaaaaaacaccaagCGGTTAGTGCAATTGGCTGAAGATTTAATATGACCCGTAGTTCCTATTCAGAATGAGATGAAAGGAGAGGTGCGGTCAGATTATGGCGAGATTATGAGAATCAGGAAATTCCCCCCTCTGTGGTTTTTTTGCTTGATCATGCTTGCAAcgtggtgggggaaaaaaaaacctagcaaagCCAAATTAAAATAGAACTGGGCTGCTTGCTacgggggggaaaaaaatctgccaacACCGGAGCTGTTTTTCGCCTGTGTGTCTTCTTTGCAAGCCGACGGtggaaataacatttatttatatatttggaaGGCACGTGTGTTGTAAAACAGCAGAAGGATGCTCTTCCAATGGCTGGCTGGAGGGATGTAAATCTCTTTGTGGGAGAATCAGAAAACTGGTCCTCGTTTTGGGACGATCTCACATCTCTGTCCCCTTGGATAATCTGACAAATCCCAGCAATCCCACAAGAAAGGaaaatgctgggtttttttcctggacgtccaagaaaaaaacaagacaagaGGCTTTCCTTAAGGCTTGGGGTCAGGCGTGGTAGTCCCAAAGCTgggaagaggtgtgtgtgtgtgtgtgtgtgtgtgtgtgtgtagagcaaAGCTTCGCAGCTCATTGTTTGCTTCAGCTCCTAAAAACACAACAAAGGGCAGATTGCGTGGGAGTTTAGCCACGCTGGCATCCGCTATCTCCCTATCATCCTGAACAGACTTGTATTCTGGTTTGTCTTAGGCTTTGCGTGCAGCCAGCCAACTCTGCCCCCCCCTAGCAAACAGGGTCTCTACCTGGGACCCCCCCGAGATCCCTTGTGGATTTCATGGAGACAGCAACGCTCCTGCCTTCTCAAATTAGGAGAAGCACCGGCTGGGGTacgtgtgattttattttatttttcctcttttcacGCAGCTCTTTCTTGGTGTTtttgaggaggggaggggaaattcTCAAGTGTTGGAGTTCCCGGTTTCCAACAGTTGCTCTTCTGGACAAGTGAAGAACTTGTGGATTTTTATTCAAGGTTAAGGAAGTTTTGGAGAAGAAAGGGGTGGAGTCTTAGAAAGATTTAGGAAATAAACGTCTACGgcagtgtttctcatccttggaaacttttaaagatgggcggacttcaactccccaaattccccagccagcatgggcggacttcaactcccagcattcccgggctgactggggaattctgggagttgaagtccatctgacCTAAAGTTCCTCTGATTTGAGAAATACTGATGTAGGATGACTCCGTGTTGGCTTAATATTCATCCCATTTTCTTATTCCCCCAGGTTCCGTCATGTCCTGCTTAACCCAGATCTGGCACACTGAAGTGCCAGAATCGCCTCCCTCGTCTCCCCAAAGCCCAACCCCGGCAGACCCCCGCGAGAGACACATCCCGCTCAATCCGATCGTGATCATGTCTCCCTCTGCGGAAAACAGGCCCGCCGTGTGTTCGCCTGTGGGGTCTCCCTTGAGCTCCCCCATCGACGGGAAGACCAGGCTGGGCTCCCCAACGGAACGGCCCACCTCGCCGATCGAATGCTCCATCTGCTTCAACACCTACGACAACCTCTTCAAGACGCCCAAGGTCCTTCAGTGCCATCACACCTTCTGCTTGGAGTGTTTGGCCCGGCTGACGGCCGCCCTGCCGCCCAACCGGGTGGAAGACCAGCTCCCGTGCCCCTTCTGCAGGCAGCTCACCGAGATCCCGCTGGAAGGCGCGCCGGGCCTCCAGACGTGCAAAGAGCTGATGGCCACCTTACCGCCGGAACTCCAGAAGGAGAAAAGCCTCTGGATGGAAGGGACCAAGCTGTGTTGCCGACAGTGCTCCGATCCCGAGCACGCCCACACCTACGTCACCATCGACATTGCCCCCAGCAAGCCGGAAGTCCCCGAGACTCCCACCGAGGGTTTCATTGGACGCCTCTCCCGCTGCTCGATATGCGACGACTGGAAACGCGTCCTCCTGCTTTCCGTGctcatcatcatcctcttctGCATCATCCTGTGGCCCGTCCAGTGTATCGTCAAGACGGGAAACTTGAAGTGCCTCAACAAATTCACATACCCGCGGCCCAATTACGTGCCTTACCATCTCACCACCCGGGCCCCCACGCTGGACCTCACCAAGCTCGTGGCGTGATTGCCCGGGGGGGCTGTTGTACGGGTGCTGCTCTAATGTGGGGTGACCACTGgtcattgggggtggggggagaaagtcCACGAGAGTCTTAAGTCTCCTCTGGAAAGAACCGGGGAGATGGGGTGGACTTCTCCTGTCCGTTCTAGAAGATTGTGTTGGGTTCAATGGGCCGTCACTTTGACCTGGTACAACGCAACTCGTGAACGCTTGAGATTTCACCATCTTGGTCATGTCGACTTGAAACACACCTGTGCCCACTTCCACACCTCCTAGGTGGCTCTAGGGTCAGCCACAACCTGCTTTGCGAGACTCAACTGCCAAAGTCCGTGCAGAAGACCCCCTATTTTGCATGTAGGGGAGAACACACTTCACGGGGAGTATTATGACCGTGGCAAGTGAACCAAAAGGCTTTCCCCTCCAAGGACACGCAAATCCGAGACAATGGACCGGCCTCTGTGCATTCTTCCCCTTTTGCTGACCCTTGACACTTTGCCTCTGCCTCCGGTTTCGTTTGGGCGAAAGGAGAGGACACTTCATTTTCTATTGTTATTAAACATTTCAGTTTTATACCGCTGAATTGTGTGTTGGGACGGTTCTTATTGTTATTGTGGTGATATTTGTCTCCGCCCGGGGAAGATCAGAAAGGGGGAAACCAGATGTCACcgacagagagggagggacgaTATTGGGGCAACTGAGATTATATATCAACAGTACTGGGGGATACTGGGGGAGCAGTGAGAGAGGATGAAGTCCTCGAATTACAATCACAATGGAGCtcaacatttccgttgctaatCAAGACAGGTGTgaatttttgctccattttacgacctttcttgacacgGCGGTGAAATGAATCCCTGCATGTTGTTCATCCagtcacctggttgttaagtgaggtcaCAAAATGACTCAATTTGGGGCGCCGCAACTGTCGCCAATATGAATCAGTCGGCAAGAGATTGAATTTTGACTAGGTGACCGCGGAGGATGCTGCGACGgtcgtgtgaaaaacggtcataagtcactttttttccagtgccgtcgtaactttgaatggtccctaaataaactgttgtaagtcgaggactccctgtattgtaTTAGCTTCAACTCTGCCTGTCTGTCGTAAAAGACCCGGTCATGTTCAGGCCTAAAAGAATTTGCAATATTATAATGTTtttaccctgtttccttgaaaataagacctccttggataataaacccaattggacttttgagcacatgcgctaaaataagccctcccccgaaaataagccctccccgaaaatattacaaaccagcagcagccatgaggtgacctcgctcgccacctcctgcacctcaaaaataataagacctccctgaaaataaggccaagcgcttattttgggggggtcaaaagaaaataagaccctgtcttatttttggggaaatacggtATTGATTGGGGCAGAGAATCCTGGGGTCCCAC from Thamnophis elegans isolate rThaEle1 chromosome 15, rThaEle1.pri, whole genome shotgun sequence includes the following:
- the RNF223 gene encoding RING finger protein 223, translated to METATLLPSQIRRSTGWGSVMSCLTQIWHTEVPESPPSSPQSPTPADPRERHIPLNPIVIMSPSAENRPAVCSPVGSPLSSPIDGKTRLGSPTERPTSPIECSICFNTYDNLFKTPKVLQCHHTFCLECLARLTAALPPNRVEDQLPCPFCRQLTEIPLEGAPGLQTCKELMATLPPELQKEKSLWMEGTKLCCRQCSDPEHAHTYVTIDIAPSKPEVPETPTEGFIGRLSRCSICDDWKRVLLLSVLIIILFCIILWPVQCIVKTGNLKCLNKFTYPRPNYVPYHLTTRAPTLDLTKLVA